From Enterococcus mediterraneensis, the proteins below share one genomic window:
- a CDS encoding recombinase family protein gives MKLIGYARTTINDAGTDTQTMTLSDYGCDKIFLDSFDQDENQYDLENVLAQLESGDTLVVCDLHRLGRSTRQLTDLTREFQDRGINLVSLAEKIDTREPMGEIYFRLMDGLANMECALIKERTLVGLNNARKKGKIGGRPKIDPKIVKKIRRLYYEKKETIQYISAKCGVSVGTCYKYINLPDEEVLKIVD, from the coding sequence ATGAAACTTATTGGCTATGCACGAACAACGATAAACGACGCTGGAACAGACACACAAACAATGACCCTATCCGACTATGGCTGCGATAAAATTTTTCTGGATTCTTTCGATCAAGATGAAAATCAGTATGACTTGGAAAATGTACTCGCACAATTAGAATCCGGCGATACATTAGTAGTTTGCGACTTGCATCGTTTAGGTCGTTCTACCCGTCAGCTGACAGATTTGACTCGTGAATTTCAAGACAGAGGCATTAATTTGGTCAGCCTTGCTGAAAAGATCGACACACGGGAACCAATGGGAGAAATTTATTTCCGGCTAATGGATGGACTGGCAAATATGGAATGCGCATTGATCAAAGAAAGAACGTTGGTAGGATTGAACAATGCCCGTAAAAAAGGCAAAATCGGCGGACGTCCTAAGATCGATCCAAAAATCGTCAAGAAAATCCGACGTCTGTACTATGAAAAGAAAGAAACTATTCAATACATCTCAGCAAAATGCGGCGTTTCAGTCGGAACTTGCTACAAATATATCAATTTACCAGATGAAGAAGTTTTAAAAATAGTTGACTAA
- the rpsL gene encoding 30S ribosomal protein S12, with translation MPTINQLVRKPRKSKVEKSNSPALNKGYNSFKKTQTNVNSPQKRGVATRVGTMTPKKPNSALRKYARVRLSNLIEVTAYIPGIGHNLQEHSVVLLRGGRVKDLPGVRYHIVRGALDTAGVNDRKQSRSKYGTKRPKA, from the coding sequence ATGCCTACAATTAATCAATTAGTACGTAAACCTCGTAAATCCAAGGTTGAAAAATCAAATTCACCTGCTTTGAACAAAGGATATAACAGTTTCAAAAAAACTCAAACGAATGTGAACTCACCTCAAAAACGTGGGGTAGCAACTCGTGTGGGAACAATGACACCGAAAAAACCGAACTCAGCTTTACGTAAATATGCGCGTGTTCGTTTGTCTAACTTGATCGAAGTAACAGCTTATATCCCAGGTATCGGCCACAACTTGCAAGAACACAGTGTTGTATTGTTGCGTGGTGGACGTGTAAAAGACTTACCAGGGGTACGTTATCATATCGTTCGTGGTGCATTGGATACTGCCGGTGTAAACGATCGTAAACAATCTCGTTCTAAATATGGTACAAAACGACCTAAAGCTTAA
- the rpsG gene encoding 30S ribosomal protein S7, whose product MPRKGPVAKRDVLPDPIYNSKLVTRLINRVMVDGKRGIAANIIYNAFGIIKESTGNDPLEVFEQAMKNVMPVLEVKARRVGGSNYQVPVEVRPERRTTLGLRWVVNYARLRGEHTMEERLAKEIMDAANNTGASVKKREDTHKMAEANRAFAHYRW is encoded by the coding sequence ATGCCTCGTAAAGGTCCTGTTGCAAAACGTGATGTTTTACCAGATCCTATTTATAACTCAAAATTAGTAACTCGCTTGATCAACCGTGTAATGGTTGACGGAAAACGCGGGATTGCTGCAAATATTATCTATAATGCATTTGGCATTATCAAAGAATCTACAGGTAACGATCCATTGGAAGTTTTCGAACAAGCAATGAAAAATGTTATGCCTGTATTGGAAGTTAAAGCTCGTCGTGTTGGGGGTTCAAACTATCAAGTACCAGTTGAAGTTCGCCCTGAACGTCGTACGACTTTAGGTCTTCGTTGGGTGGTAAACTACGCTCGTTTGCGTGGCGAACACACAATGGAAGAACGTCTTGCAAAAGAAATCATGGATGCTGCTAACAACACTGGCGCTTCTGTGAAAAAACGCGAAGACACACACAAAATGGCAGAAGCCAACCGCGCATTTGCTCACTATCGTTGGTAA
- a CDS encoding iron-containing alcohol dehydrogenase: MENFTFDVATDIRFGKDRLSELPAVLDTFGKRVLLVYGGGSIKRNGLYDAIIALLKANDNEIYELNGVEPNPRVETVAKGAALCQEHEIEVILAVGGGSVIDCSKVIAGAAISQEDPWKMVLKRRYDGPALPLVTVLTLAATGSEMNRGAVISNLETKQKLGIHGENFLPKVSFLDPTNTFTVNQYQTAAGSADILSHLFEIYFNKTQGTDVQDGVAEGLMKAVIKNLPIALETPNDYDARANLMWASTLALNGLVGKGRSGAWSCHPMEHELSAFYDITHGIGLAILTPRWMEHVLNEQTVGKFARFAKEVWGIDEAVPELAARMAIQKTYDFFKACGIPMTLPEVGINDDRDFAEMASQAVAHSTIATDAFVPLQADDVVAIYQASLTETNFL; the protein is encoded by the coding sequence TTGGAAAATTTTACATTTGATGTTGCAACAGATATTCGTTTTGGTAAAGATCGTTTAAGTGAATTACCAGCTGTTTTGGATACATTCGGTAAACGAGTGCTGCTGGTTTATGGCGGCGGCAGTATCAAACGGAATGGTTTATATGATGCGATTATTGCTTTATTGAAAGCTAACGACAACGAGATATACGAATTGAACGGTGTAGAACCGAATCCCCGTGTAGAAACTGTGGCAAAAGGGGCAGCGTTATGTCAGGAGCATGAGATCGAAGTGATCTTGGCAGTTGGCGGCGGATCGGTCATTGATTGCAGTAAAGTAATCGCAGGCGCGGCAATCAGCCAAGAAGATCCTTGGAAAATGGTATTGAAACGCCGCTATGATGGCCCGGCGTTACCACTTGTCACCGTTTTGACACTGGCGGCGACAGGGAGTGAAATGAACCGTGGAGCTGTAATCTCCAATTTAGAAACGAAACAAAAATTAGGGATCCATGGTGAAAACTTTTTACCAAAAGTTTCGTTTTTAGATCCCACAAATACATTTACAGTCAATCAATACCAAACAGCAGCAGGTTCTGCAGATATTTTGAGTCATTTGTTTGAGATCTATTTCAACAAGACCCAAGGCACTGATGTCCAAGATGGTGTGGCAGAAGGTTTGATGAAAGCTGTCATCAAAAATTTACCGATAGCACTAGAAACACCTAATGATTATGACGCGCGGGCAAATTTGATGTGGGCAAGTACATTGGCGTTGAATGGATTAGTCGGCAAAGGCCGCTCTGGCGCGTGGTCTTGCCATCCGATGGAACATGAATTGAGTGCTTTTTACGATATCACTCACGGAATCGGTCTGGCAATCTTGACACCGAGATGGATGGAACATGTCTTGAACGAGCAAACAGTGGGTAAATTCGCACGCTTTGCTAAAGAAGTTTGGGGAATCGATGAAGCCGTACCTGAACTTGCGGCACGGATGGCGATCCAAAAAACTTATGACTTTTTCAAAGCTTGCGGTATCCCAATGACTTTACCGGAAGTTGGGATCAACGACGACCGCGATTTTGCGGAAATGGCTAGCCAAGCAGTTGCCCATAGTACTATTGCAACAGATGCTTTTGTACCTTTGCAAGCCGACGATGTCGTGGCAATCTATCAAGCAAGTCTGACAGAAACAAATTTTCTATAA
- the fusA gene encoding elongation factor G — protein sequence MAREFSLENTRNIGIMAHIDAGKTTATERILYYTGKIHKIGETHEGASQMDWMEQEQERGITITSAATTAQWKGHRINIIDTPGHVDFTVEVERSLRVLDGAVTVLDAQSGVEPQTETVWRQATTYGVPRIVFANKMDKIGADFLYSVSTLHDRLQANAHPIQLPIGAEDDFTGIIDLVKMKAEMYTNDLGTEIEETEIPEDYRELAEEWREKLVEAVAETDEDLTMKYLEGEEITEAELKEGIRKATTAVEFYPVLCGSAFKNKGVQLLLDAVIDYLPSPLDIPAIKGIDPKTDEEVERPADDNAPFSALAFKVMTDPFVGRLTFFRVYSGVLESGSYIRNATKDKRERVGRILQMHANSRSEISEVYAGDIAAAVGLKDTTTGDTLCDEKNLVILESMEFPEPVIQVAIEPKSKADQDKMGIALQKLSEEDPTFRAETNPETGETIIAGMGELHLDIIVDRMRREFKVEANVGAPQVSYRETFRSSTEAEGKFVRQSGGKGQYGHVWIEFTPNEEGAGFEFENAIVGGVVPREYIPAVEAGLKDSMENGVLAGYPMVDIKAKLYDGSYHDVDSSETAFRVAASMALRAAAKKANPVILEPIMSVEIVVPEDYLGDVMGHVTARRGRVEGMEARGNSQVVRAMVPLAEMFGYATTLRSATQGRGVFTMTFDHYEDVPKSVQEEIIKKNGGKSE from the coding sequence ATGGCTAGAGAATTTTCTCTTGAAAACACTCGTAACATTGGTATCATGGCCCACATCGATGCTGGTAAAACGACTGCGACAGAACGTATCTTGTACTATACAGGTAAAATCCATAAAATCGGCGAAACTCACGAAGGAGCTTCCCAAATGGACTGGATGGAACAAGAACAAGAACGTGGTATCACGATCACATCTGCTGCAACAACAGCACAATGGAAAGGTCATCGTATCAATATCATCGACACCCCAGGACACGTGGACTTCACCGTTGAGGTAGAACGTTCATTACGCGTGCTTGACGGTGCGGTAACTGTTCTTGATGCGCAATCAGGTGTTGAACCTCAAACTGAAACAGTTTGGCGTCAAGCAACAACTTACGGTGTTCCACGTATCGTTTTTGCAAACAAAATGGATAAAATCGGTGCAGACTTCTTATACTCTGTATCTACTTTACACGATCGTTTGCAAGCAAACGCTCATCCAATCCAATTACCGATCGGTGCAGAAGATGACTTCACTGGTATTATCGACTTAGTGAAGATGAAAGCTGAAATGTACACCAACGATCTAGGTACAGAAATCGAAGAAACTGAGATTCCTGAAGACTACCGCGAATTGGCTGAAGAATGGCGCGAAAAATTGGTTGAAGCTGTTGCTGAAACTGATGAAGACCTAACAATGAAATATTTGGAAGGCGAAGAAATCACTGAAGCGGAACTTAAAGAAGGAATCCGTAAAGCTACAACTGCTGTAGAATTTTACCCAGTTCTTTGCGGTTCAGCTTTCAAAAATAAAGGGGTTCAATTGTTATTGGATGCCGTTATCGATTACTTGCCATCTCCATTAGATATCCCTGCAATCAAAGGGATCGATCCTAAAACTGATGAAGAAGTTGAACGTCCAGCCGACGACAACGCTCCTTTCTCAGCTTTAGCATTTAAAGTTATGACAGACCCATTCGTAGGTCGTTTGACTTTCTTCCGTGTTTACTCAGGTGTGTTGGAGTCAGGTTCATACATCCGTAACGCGACAAAAGACAAACGCGAACGTGTTGGTCGTATCCTACAAATGCACGCTAACTCTCGTTCTGAAATCTCTGAAGTATATGCTGGAGATATCGCAGCGGCTGTTGGTTTGAAAGATACAACAACTGGGGACACACTATGTGATGAAAAGAATCTAGTAATTCTTGAATCAATGGAATTCCCAGAACCAGTTATCCAAGTCGCTATTGAACCTAAATCAAAAGCTGACCAAGATAAAATGGGTATCGCATTGCAAAAACTATCTGAAGAAGATCCAACTTTCCGTGCCGAAACAAACCCTGAAACTGGTGAAACTATCATCGCTGGTATGGGTGAGCTTCACTTGGATATCATCGTTGACCGTATGCGTCGCGAATTCAAAGTAGAAGCAAACGTTGGTGCACCTCAAGTTTCTTATCGTGAAACCTTCCGCTCTTCAACTGAAGCAGAAGGTAAATTCGTCCGTCAGTCTGGTGGTAAAGGTCAATACGGTCACGTATGGATCGAATTCACACCAAACGAAGAGGGCGCTGGTTTCGAATTTGAAAATGCCATCGTCGGTGGGGTCGTTCCTCGTGAATATATCCCTGCTGTTGAAGCTGGTTTGAAAGACTCCATGGAAAATGGTGTCCTTGCCGGTTACCCAATGGTAGACATCAAAGCGAAACTTTACGATGGATCTTACCATGATGTCGATTCAAGTGAAACAGCCTTCCGTGTAGCGGCTTCAATGGCTTTACGTGCTGCTGCTAAGAAAGCAAATCCTGTTATCCTTGAACCAATCATGTCAGTAGAAATCGTTGTTCCTGAAGATTACTTAGGTGATGTTATGGGACACGTAACTGCTCGTCGTGGACGCGTAGAAGGAATGGAAGCACGTGGTAACTCACAAGTTGTTCGTGCAATGGTTCCTCTTGCTGAAATGTTCGGTTATGCAACGACATTACGTTCAGCAACACAAGGTCGCGGTGTATTTACAATGACATTCGACCACTATGAAGATGTACCGAAATCTGTTCAAGAAGAAA
- the rpiA gene encoding ribose-5-phosphate isomerase RpiA gives MNLKQMVGIEATKFIEDGMIVGLGTGSTAYYMVEEVGRLIREEGLSITGVTTSNATKEQAEKLGIPLKTIDEVSHVDVTIDGADEISADFQGIKGGGAALLFEKIVATYSNKVIWIVDHSKMVEHLGAFPLPVEVIPYGSQQIMRIFNEKNYHPVLRTNENGEYLRTDSNNYIIDLHLETITDPHALANELDKMVGVVEHGLFLDMVNTVIVGYDDGPRILTPQGQK, from the coding sequence ATGAATTTGAAACAAATGGTCGGCATCGAAGCAACAAAATTTATTGAAGACGGAATGATCGTCGGTTTAGGAACGGGGTCCACAGCTTACTATATGGTAGAAGAAGTTGGTCGTTTGATTCGCGAAGAAGGGTTGTCCATTACTGGTGTGACGACATCCAATGCGACAAAAGAACAAGCTGAAAAATTAGGGATTCCTTTAAAAACCATTGATGAAGTTTCTCATGTAGATGTAACCATCGATGGTGCGGACGAGATCAGTGCAGACTTCCAAGGGATCAAAGGCGGCGGCGCAGCATTATTATTTGAAAAGATCGTAGCTACCTATTCCAACAAAGTGATCTGGATCGTCGATCACTCAAAAATGGTCGAACATTTGGGGGCATTCCCTCTGCCAGTTGAAGTCATTCCTTACGGCAGCCAACAGATCATGCGGATCTTTAATGAAAAAAATTATCACCCTGTCTTGCGAACAAATGAAAACGGCGAATATTTGCGTACAGACAGCAACAATTATATTATCGATCTGCATTTGGAAACTATCACTGACCCCCATGCTTTGGCAAACGAATTAGACAAAATGGTAGGCGTTGTAGAACATGGGCTATTTTTAGATATGGTAAATACAGTGATTGTAGGATATGATGACGGACCAAGAATCCTTACACCTCAAGGTCAAAAATAA
- the gpmA gene encoding 2,3-diphosphoglycerate-dependent phosphoglycerate mutase: protein MPKLVFSRHGLSEWNKLNQFTGWADVDLAPEGVEEAKEGGRKIKEAGIEFDVAFTSVLTRAIKTCNLILEESDQLWVPQIKSWRLNERHYGKLQGLNKKETAEKYGDEQVHIWRRSYDVLPPLMEAEDEGSAAQDRRYSMLDPRDIPGGENLKVTLERALPFWQDQIAPALKDNKTVLVAAHGNSLRALAKHIEGISDEDIMDLEIPTGQPLVYELNDDLSVAKKYYL, encoded by the coding sequence ATGCCAAAATTAGTTTTTTCTCGTCATGGATTAAGTGAATGGAACAAATTGAACCAATTTACTGGTTGGGCAGACGTTGACTTGGCTCCAGAAGGTGTCGAAGAAGCAAAAGAAGGCGGCCGTAAAATCAAGGAAGCCGGCATCGAATTCGATGTTGCGTTCACCTCTGTTTTAACTCGTGCGATCAAAACATGTAACCTGATCTTAGAAGAATCTGATCAATTATGGGTTCCACAAATCAAATCATGGCGCTTGAACGAACGCCACTACGGTAAATTACAAGGATTGAACAAAAAAGAAACTGCTGAAAAATACGGTGACGAACAAGTTCACATCTGGCGCCGTTCATACGATGTATTGCCTCCATTGATGGAAGCAGAAGACGAAGGTTCAGCAGCACAAGACCGTCGTTACTCAATGTTAGACCCTCGCGATATCCCTGGAGGAGAAAACTTGAAAGTTACTTTGGAACGTGCATTACCTTTCTGGCAAGATCAAATCGCTCCTGCATTGAAAGACAACAAAACAGTTTTAGTTGCTGCACATGGTAACTCATTACGTGCATTAGCAAAACATATCGAAGGTATTTCAGACGAAGATATCATGGATCTTGAAATCCCAACAGGTCAACCACTTGTTTATGAATTGAATGACGACCTTTCAGTAGCGAAAAAATACTACTTATAA